The Corynebacterium halotolerans YIM 70093 = DSM 44683 region GGCGCCGCATCAGCAGCAGCGCGCCGATTCCGACGGCGAGCGCCACCACCGCTGCCGCGGACACCCCGAGCAGCAGCCGCGGCAGCTCATCGAAGACGCTCGCCCGCTCGAAACCCACGCTGACCTCGCCGACCGGTTCCCTCGTGCCGGGGGCGTACACGGGCACCTTCGCCCGCGCGGACTCCCCCAATGTCCCGGTCTCCCAGGCGATGATCTCCTGCCCACGCAACGCCGCCTCGTGGCTGGTGCTCACCTGCTCCCCCAGGCGTTCCTCCTCGGGGTGCGCCAGCCGGATGCCCTCGGCATCCGCGATGACCACGAACAACGCGCCGGTGCGTGCGGTGATGTCCGTGGCGTAGTCCTGCAGAATTCCCGAGGCCAGCTCCACCTCCGATGCCTCCGGGGCAGCCACCCGTCGGGCGACCTCGCTCCGGACCTCCGGTTCCGCGGCGACGGTGCGGGCGATCGACAGCGCCGAGGACTCGGCCTCGGCCTTGAGCTGATTGACGGCCAGCCAGGCGAAGATCACGGCGCACACCGCGACAACGGTCACGACCGTGAGCAGTTGCAGCAGCAGCACCCTGGTGGCGAAGCGCATGATCTTCCCCTCATCTCCTCATCCCGGTCCGGCACGGCGCGGGACAATGCGGAATCCGTCCCGCCGTCCGTCCCTCATGATCTCAGCCCGCCCGGTGCCGGCGAAAAGAGGCGGCACCTCCGGGGTTGCCGCATCCCCTGAGCAAAATGCACAGAAATCTTTAAATGCACTTTAGGTGGGCCAATGCACTCAAGCACGACTATGTGGCGCAGAACACTTAATCTTTCGTGGACGTCAGACCCCACGAACTATTCCCGCCTCTCTGAAGGACTGTCGATGAATACCCCCGCCACCGTTACGCTCGCCGCGGAATACGCGATGAGCTACACCCTCTCAGACGGAGTCCTCGTCGCCCTCGGCTTCACCATGATCCTCACGTTCATGACGCTGATCATGACGGGTCGCCTGACTCCCCTGGTCGCCCTCATCCTCGTTCCCACGATCTTCGGACTCATCGCCGGTGCCGGCTTCGGCCTCGGTGACATGGTCCTCGACGCCATCGGCGACATGGCCCCCACAGCAGCACTGCTGATGTTCGCGATCATGTACTTCGGCATCATGATCGACGTCGGGCTCTTCGACCCGCTGATCCGGGGGATCACCCGGGTGCTGGACAACGACCCGGCGAAGGTCGTCGTCGCCACCGCCGTCCTGGCGGGCGTCGTCTCGCTCGACGGTGACGGCTCGACCACCTTCATCATCACCACCTCCGCGATGCTGCCGATCTACCTGCGCCTGGGCATGAGCCCCGTCATCCTCACCTGCACCGCCGGCCTGATCAACGGCACCATGAATATCGTGCCCTGGGGCGGCCCGACCGCCCGCGCGTCCGCCGCGCTCGGCGTGGACGCCACCGACATCTTCGTCCCGATGCTGCCCTCCCTGGCCGTCGGCGTCATCATCTGCCTCGCCTTCGCCTGGTGGATGGGCCTGGCCGAGCGCAAGCGCCTCGGCGGCGTCATCGACACCTCCCGCTTCGGCGGCGACGGTGGCCGCGGCGGCGGGACCGTCGGTGGTTCCGGATCCTCCCGTGACGACGGCTTCGGCGGCGGCTCCGGACACGGGCCCTCCGGCGGCGGGGGCGGAGTGGACACCGACACCCGCGTCGAGGTCGAGGAACACTCCACCGCCGGCCTGGTCGACGACGACGATCCCACGATGGCCGACACCGCGCTCGACCCGCACCGTGCGACCCTGCGCCCGAAGCTGATCTGGTTCAACCTGATCCTGACCATCGCCGTGATGGTGCTGCTGGTTCTCAACATCTTCCCGCTGGCCTTCGTGTTCATGGTCGGCACCGGCCTGGCCCTGGTAGTGAACTTCCCGCAGATCAAGGCTCAGACCAGTGAAATCGTCTCCCATGCCCCCAGCATCGTCAGCGTGGTCTCCATGGTCCTGGCGGCCGGAGTGCTGGTCGGTGTCCTCGACGGCACCGGCATGGTCACCGCGATGGCGGACTGGATCACCACCGTCATCCCGAACTCCATGGGCCCGTACCTGGCCGTGATCACCGGCGTGCTGTCCATCCCGATGACGTTCTTCATGTCCAACGACGCCTTCTACTTCGGCATCCTCCCGGTCCTGGCGGAGAGCGCCGCGAACTTCGGCATCAACCCGGCCGAGATGGCACGCGCCTCCATCACCGGCCAGCCGGTCCACATGCAGAGCCCGCTGGTCCCGGCCATCCTCCTGCTGGTCTCCCTGGCCAACGTCAATCTCGGTGACCACCACAAGAAGGTGCTCTGGCGCGCCGTGATCGTCTCCCTGGCCATGCTGGTCATCGGCGTCCTCGTCGGCGCCATCCCCTTCGCCGTCTGACGGCAGTCCCCACTTCCCTGGGCCGCTCCCGGACTCCCACCACGATGGGAGATCGGGAGCGGTCGACCTCGGGGAGCCACAGCTTCCCGGGCAACCCCCTCCATCCCGTCATCGTCGGACCATGAGACTGCGCCACGGACTACCTGCGGGAACGTTGGGGTCAGGGGACATCAGCCACCGGGATGGCGGCCCTGCGACTCCCTCCTGCGGAGGCGGAGATCTGGACCGGCTTCGACGACTCGACAAAGGGGAACCCCTTCCACCAGTGGCTGGGCGCCCGAGCCGGGCATCCGGGAAGGTGCCGCCATCCTTATCGGATTACCGACGAGACCCCTCCTTCCGAATCAGACTGTCAGCCCCCTTATTCCGTGGAACCGGGGTATCCGGCGAGTCAGATTGGCGAGAGACCGTCCCCGACAGGGCGGCCTCCAGACGTCAGGCGCCGTGGTCGACGCCCTGATCAGGGAACCACTCCAGGTGATTCCGTACACAAGCCCCCTTTTCGAGACAATTTGAGCAGGTTTAAACATGCCCAGATTCACAGAAGAGGGGCAGAGTGCGCTTATCGCCTCGAATTCAGAGTGGGAGTTCCGCAGTCATTGTTATTCCCGGAGGTTAGACGGGAAGAATCCTTAAAACCTTGAGCCCGCCCGGCGCTTCAGGCCGTGACTGACCCCCTGAGGTTCACAGTCACGTCCCTTCAGAAACGCCGGACCCCGCCGCCACCGGAAGAACCGGCGGGGGCGGGGTCTCAGCGCGGCGTGGTCACGCAGCGCACAGCGGGCTACTTCTGGGCGGCCTCGACACGCTCGCGCAGCTTGGCCAGCTGGCCGAAGATCTCCTGCGGGATGCGGTCGCCGAGGTTCTTGAGGTACTCCTCGTTGTCCTCGAGGTCGCGGGTCCAGTCCGCGGCCGGGGCGGACAGCGACTCGCGGATGTCCTCCATCGGGGTGTCCAGGCCGGTGAGGTCCAGGTCCTCGGCACGGGCGGTGTGGCCGACGACGGTGTCCTCGGCGCCCACGCGGCCCTCGATGCGGTCGACGATCCACTTCAGGACGCGGGAGTTCTCGCCGAAGCCCGGCCACAGGAAGCGCTTGTCCTCGCCGCGGCGGAACCAGTTGACCAGGAAGATCGAGGGCATGCGGTCGCCGCCCTTGTTGCCCATGTCAATCCAGTGCTGCAGGTAGTCACCGATGTTGTAGCCGGCGAAGGGCAGCATGGCCATCGGGTCATGGCGCAGGGAGCCGACCTTGGCCTCGGCGGAGGCGGCGGTCTGGCCGGAGGCCAGGGTCGCGCCCAGCATGGTGCCGTGCTCCCAGTCGAAGGACTGGGTGACCAGCGGCACGGTGTCGGGGCGGCGACCACCGAAGAGGATGGCGTCGAGCTTGACGCCCTTCCAGTCGTTGAACTCCGGGGCGGCGACCGGGCACTGCTCGATGGCCACGCAGTAGCGGGAGTTCGGGTGGGCGGCTGGCCGGTCGGCGTCCGGGGTCCATTCATTGCCCTGCCAGTCGATGAGGTGGGCCGGCTTCTCGCCGTCCATGCCCTCCCACCAGACGTCGCCGTCGTCGGTGAGCGCGACATTGGTGAACAGGGTGTTGCCCGGCTCCATGGTGCGCATGGCGATCGGGTTGGAGGCGTAGTTGGTGCCCGGGGCGACGCCGAAGAAACCGTTCTCCGGGTTGACGGCGTAGAGGCCGTCCTCGCGCAGGCGCAGCCACGCGATGTCATCGCCGACGACCTCGGCGGACCAGCCCTCGAGGGTCGGGGTGATCATGGCGAGGTTGGTCTTGCCGCAGGCCGACGGGAACGCCGCGGCGATGTGGTAGGCCTCGCCCTCCGGGGAGGTCAGCTTCAGGATGAGCATGTGCTCGGCCATCCAGCCCTCCTCCTTGGCCATGACGGAGGCGATGCGCAGGGCGTAGCACTTCTTGGCCAGGATGGCGTTGCCGCCGTAGCCGGAACCGTAGGACCAGATCTCCTTGGTCTCCGGGAAGTGGGTGATGTACTTCGTGTCGTTGCACGGCCACGGCACATCCTCCTGGCCCGGCTCCAGCGGCGCGCCGACGGAGTGCAGGCAGGGGACGAAATCGCCGTCGGTGCCGATCTTGTCCAGCGCCTCCTGGCCCATGCGGGTCATGATGCGCATGGACATGACGACGTAGGCGGAATCGGTCAGCTGCACGCCCAGCTTCGGGTCCGGATCGGTGATCGGGCCCATGCAGAACGGCACGACGTACATCGTGCGGCCCCGCATCGCCCCACGGAAGTGCTCGCGCATCTCCGCCTTCATCTCGGACGGATCGGCCCAGTTGTTGGTCGGGCCGGCGTCCTCCTCCTTCTCGGAGCAGATGTAGGTGCGGGACTCGACGCGGGCGACGTCGGACGGGTTGGAGCGGGCGAGGTAGCTGTTCGGACGCTTTTCCTCATTGAGCTTGATGAGGGTGCCTGCCTCAACGAGCTCGGCTGCGAGACGGTCCCACTCTTCCTGGGAGCCATCGGCGAAGACGACGGAGTCGGGTTGGAACAACTCCACTGCCTCGGCAATCCAGGTGAGAAGATTCTCATTATCGGTGGGAGCAGGGCCCACGAGGCCCTTAATCGCAGTGGTCATGTGTTCTCCTGACATATAAGTCACTCGGCAGAGTTCTCACCCCACAGGGTATCTACTCGACAACCGGTGCGGGCGATTCGTGACCTTTTCCTCATGTGTCACTGGTCATGACCGGCCCGTTTCCTCCCGTTCTATCCTCCACCACCCCCGATTTTGTTGATGTGAACAACGATCCACCTGCCCTATTTCGGGGGTGCGCTCGGGAGGCAATCCCCACGCTTCACTCGGGCCGGAAGCCCCATTTCCGGAACCCTCCTCCGGTAGCCCCCACTCGGCCGCGTGGGGGTCGGAGGACCAGACCTCGAAGTCTCCAGCGGCGTGGACGGTGGTGATGTGGTCAACCTCCCCGTCGGCGTCCAGATCAGCGTAAATGGTCATCCCATTGGCGTCCGCGAGCGTCACGGAATCCCCCGCCGAACCGTCCAGCCGCCAGTCTTCCCCGCCGAGCGAGAGTCGCAACGAGTCCTCCCCCGCCACCACCTCCCCTGCGCTTCCGACCTCCGTCGTCTCCCCCTCGGGCCCGTCCAGCCCGTCCAGCCCATGGAAGACCTGCCACCACCCGTCGGACAACGTCCTCACTCCCCTCTCAGTCGTGCGCGCGGGTCAGTGCCCGCCGCAGCCAGGCCTGCGGGCCAGCCGGCGCACCCCCGGCCCCACCCGCCTGCAGGTACCCTCGCCGCAGCCGTCCGGCCTGCTCCCCGGCCCAGGCCGTCCACCGCTGCCGGTGCGCCCGGCGCCACCGCAGCCAGCCGACGAGCGCGCCGACGGCGATCCCCGCGCCCGCCCCGGTCACCGGATCGAGCGCCCAGACCAGGCGCCCGACGGCCGCACCGGCGAGGACGGCGAGCAGACCCGCCTGCGCCAGCGGTTCCAGCAGCACCTCCCTGCCCGGTTCGGTCACCTCGCCCCCGCCCAGCTGCCGGGCGAGGCGGCGGAAACTGGCCAGGGCCGCGCGGTTGTCATCACCAGCCAGTGCGACGGCCTCCTGCAGGCGCAGTTCGAGTGTGCGGCGGCGCCGGCGTTCCAGGTGGTCCGCCGCCCGCGACCACGCGCCGGGCCGTGGCTCCGGCAACTCGACGGTCCGTGGCCGGTCGAGGACGGCGGTGAGCACCGCCGCGAGTTCCCCCTCGACGGTGTGGTGACCGGCAACCCCCGCGGGCAGCGGCGCGGTGGAGACGAGCCGACCGACCCGGCGCGCGGCATCGGCGAGCGTGGGGGCGTCGGTGGCGCCCCAGCCGCGGGCGGGCGCGACCGCCACGACGGCCTCGACGTCCCCGTGGTCCACGATCTCCACGTCCGGCAGCGCGTGGCTCAGCTCGTGGGTGACGGCGCCGCGGCGCGCTTCCTCGGGCCCGATCACCGCGACACGGACGGCCGGCATCATGACCGGGTCGGCCAGCACCGCGATGGATTCGAGTCCGGGGGCCAGCCCGGGGTGGCGGGCGGCCAGGGCGTGCAGCTCCCCGGCCAGCAGGTGGGTACGCGCGCCGAGGACGGCCGCCGGGGTCAGGGCGGCGATGACCTGCCGCGCGGCGTCCTCGCCGAGGTCGGGCACCCGCACGAACAGCGCGGGCCCGGCGAGCATGCGGGAGCGCACCCGGGGTGGGACGGTGCCGGCATGGACGAACACGACGGCGTCGACGCCCGGGGTGGTCACCGGCCAGTTGACGGCGACCTCGCGGGCGCCGAGCGTGGTGAGCCAGTCCTCCGGCAGGGGCACCGCGGCGTCGAGACCGCAGGCGCCGATGCGCGGCGGCCCGGTCAGTTCGATCAGCGTGCGCCGCAGGTCCTCGCCGGCCCGGCAGCCGAAGGGGCGGCCGTGCGCCCAGTCCGCGGCGCGGGTGAAGATCACGGGCGTCGGTACCGCCGTGGTGTCCCCGGTCATGACTGTCCATCCCCCGAACTGTCAGTGGTTGCGGGGGCGCCCAGCGTCGGTGGCGCCCTCCCCACGGCCATGGTGGCCGACGGGCGCGGGCACCGCAACCGGAGCAGTGCCGGCACCACCACTCCAGGCCCATCATTCACACCTGACCCCATCTCAGGGGCCGGAAACCACCGGTTTTCCGGGCCGGAAAATTGAAGTTCACCCACGGCAAGGGAACAATAGGCACGGTGACTAGTCCTGATTTTTCCCAGAGTTCCCCCGGCCCCTCCTCCGCGGATCGCCCCCTCGGCGATCTGCCGGCCGGCCGACCCCCGCAGACCGAGTTCGATGACGGCCTCGACTACCCGCGCCTGGGCGCGGTCAGCTTCCGCCGCGGCACACTGACGGACAACCAGGAAAAGCTGTGGGAGGAGAACTGGCCGCGCCTGGGCCGGGTGCTCTCCGACGAGACCATCGACGTCGACGCCTGGTTCGGCCGCGCCGGTGCCCCCACCGTCCTGGAGATCGGTTCCGGCACCGGCACCTCGACGGCCGCGATGGCGCCGCTGGAGGCCGACACCAACGTCATCGCCGTGGAGCTGTACAAGCCGGGCCTGGCGAAACTGCTGGGCGCGGTCGTGCGCGGCGGCATCGACAACATCCGCATGGTCCGCGGCGACGGCATCGAGGTGCTCGCCCGCATGATCGCCCCGGCCAGTCTCGACGGGGTGCGGATCTTCTTCCCGGATCCCTGGCCGAAGGCGCGCCACCACAAGCGCCGCATCATCCAGTCCGGGCCGCTGCACCTGATCGCCACCCGGCTCAAGCCGGGCGGGGTGCTGCACGTGGCCACCGACCACGCCGACTACGCCGAATGGATCTCCGAGCTGGTGGACGTTGAGCCGTTGCTCGAGTACCGGGGCTGGCCGTGGGACGAGGCCCCGCTACTGACGGACCGGCAGGTGATCACCAAGTTCGAGGGCAAGGGCCTGGACAAGGACCACACCATCAACGAATTCCTGTGGCAGCGCACCGAGGCGCCGGCCGAGGACTGATTCCCTTTTTTTGATTCCTTAATTACTGAAATGAGCCACCGTGAACGAC contains the following coding sequences:
- a CDS encoding phosphoenolpyruvate carboxykinase (GTP), which gives rise to MTTAIKGLVGPAPTDNENLLTWIAEAVELFQPDSVVFADGSQEEWDRLAAELVEAGTLIKLNEEKRPNSYLARSNPSDVARVESRTYICSEKEEDAGPTNNWADPSEMKAEMREHFRGAMRGRTMYVVPFCMGPITDPDPKLGVQLTDSAYVVMSMRIMTRMGQEALDKIGTDGDFVPCLHSVGAPLEPGQEDVPWPCNDTKYITHFPETKEIWSYGSGYGGNAILAKKCYALRIASVMAKEEGWMAEHMLILKLTSPEGEAYHIAAAFPSACGKTNLAMITPTLEGWSAEVVGDDIAWLRLREDGLYAVNPENGFFGVAPGTNYASNPIAMRTMEPGNTLFTNVALTDDGDVWWEGMDGEKPAHLIDWQGNEWTPDADRPAAHPNSRYCVAIEQCPVAAPEFNDWKGVKLDAILFGGRRPDTVPLVTQSFDWEHGTMLGATLASGQTAASAEAKVGSLRHDPMAMLPFAGYNIGDYLQHWIDMGNKGGDRMPSIFLVNWFRRGEDKRFLWPGFGENSRVLKWIVDRIEGRVGAEDTVVGHTARAEDLDLTGLDTPMEDIRESLSAPAADWTRDLEDNEEYLKNLGDRIPQEIFGQLAKLRERVEAAQK
- the trmB gene encoding tRNA (guanosine(46)-N7)-methyltransferase TrmB; this encodes MTSPDFSQSSPGPSSADRPLGDLPAGRPPQTEFDDGLDYPRLGAVSFRRGTLTDNQEKLWEENWPRLGRVLSDETIDVDAWFGRAGAPTVLEIGSGTGTSTAAMAPLEADTNVIAVELYKPGLAKLLGAVVRGGIDNIRMVRGDGIEVLARMIAPASLDGVRIFFPDPWPKARHHKRRIIQSGPLHLIATRLKPGGVLHVATDHADYAEWISELVDVEPLLEYRGWPWDEAPLLTDRQVITKFEGKGLDKDHTINEFLWQRTEAPAED
- a CDS encoding DUF6802 family protein, giving the protein MRTLSDGWWQVFHGLDGLDGPEGETTEVGSAGEVVAGEDSLRLSLGGEDWRLDGSAGDSVTLADANGMTIYADLDADGEVDHITTVHAAGDFEVWSSDPHAAEWGLPEEGSGNGASGPSEAWGLPPERTPEIGQVDRCSHQQNRGWWRIEREETGRS
- a CDS encoding CitMHS family transporter translates to MNTPATVTLAAEYAMSYTLSDGVLVALGFTMILTFMTLIMTGRLTPLVALILVPTIFGLIAGAGFGLGDMVLDAIGDMAPTAALLMFAIMYFGIMIDVGLFDPLIRGITRVLDNDPAKVVVATAVLAGVVSLDGDGSTTFIITTSAMLPIYLRLGMSPVILTCTAGLINGTMNIVPWGGPTARASAALGVDATDIFVPMLPSLAVGVIICLAFAWWMGLAERKRLGGVIDTSRFGGDGGRGGGTVGGSGSSRDDGFGGGSGHGPSGGGGGVDTDTRVEVEEHSTAGLVDDDDPTMADTALDPHRATLRPKLIWFNLILTIAVMVLLVLNIFPLAFVFMVGTGLALVVNFPQIKAQTSEIVSHAPSIVSVVSMVLAAGVLVGVLDGTGMVTAMADWITTVIPNSMGPYLAVITGVLSIPMTFFMSNDAFYFGILPVLAESAANFGINPAEMARASITGQPVHMQSPLVPAILLLVSLANVNLGDHHKKVLWRAVIVSLAMLVIGVLVGAIPFAV